TTGTACGGTTGATGTGAACTCAAAGTGAAAACCGCATTTAAAAATGGCTGTGGCAAAGAGTCCATTTGCACCAACATCCACTGCAGGAACGGCTCATCCCAAATTCCCCACACGCCATCATCGTCCGCAGAGTTTCCGTATTCGCGAGAACCATAGTATCTTTCGACACCCGCACTTTTCATGAAGGAGTCAAAGTACATCGTCCCGTTATGGCCCCCATGAAAGAAACTTGTTGCATAACCTTTAGGTGCCACCAATGTTCCAAGGCCCAAGAAATAATTCGAAGTGAAATGCGAAGAGATGAACGGCTCATTCATCATCGCCGGAATCCCCGCCATCACCGCGCCTACGCCCTCAATGGAACGACGTCCATTGGCGTAGGAGTTTTCAAACACCAAGGATTTTTTCATCAAAGAATCTAAGAACGGAGTGTGGGATTTTTTACCGTCGACCGGGCCAAAATATTCTTCGCCGAAACTTTCTAAAATGATGATCATCACGTTTTGCGGCGTTGTTGGGCGATGTCCCTCTAACGCCGTTCCTGTGAATGAACCATTGAGGCGTTTCAGCATGTCTTCTTTATTCGCAAAATATTTTTCTTGCTTAAGGCCTTCAGCTCCGTAGCTTTTGATAAATGTGAAGGTCGTGTTTAGGACAAGATTGTTCAAGAGAGGTGCCGAGAAGACGTTGGCATTCACAAAACTGATGGGCTTGCTTTGCAAACCTCCGCGGATTCCGATGACGGAAATCACGAGAGCCACGAAACACAGAAAAGCATGGGAAAGCCAGAGTTTGACTCCCCCTTTTTCTTCTCCCGGCCACACTAATTTATCTGGCGTTCCTTTCATCAGGCGACGAACGGCCCAAATAAAGAAGACGACAATCAGAGTGTTGATTGTGAATAATCCCCAATAGCTGATAATGAAATTCCAGACTTTGCCTTTGGTTTCTCCGACGACGAAGAAACTGTCGTAAGTGAACCGACGGCCGACGAAATTGATGAACTCCACGTCGACAAGGTTGAGAATTAAAAACGGAATTTGCAGCAGGCAGAAAAGAATCCAAGTCAGAGTCGACCAATGCATGTTCCAACTTTTCGGCCATGGGATGAAAGCAATCAGTAATAACGGCGCCGTGACCGACAAAGCCGCTGACGTATCAAATCTAAGGCCCACAATGAAGGACCACAGAATATCGAGCACGGGTTTATTTTTGAATAAACTCCAATTCCACAGCAAAAACTCCAACCTTGCGAAGAAATAGAAAAGCAGAGCGAGTAAAACGAGAGA
This region of Bdellovibrio sp. BCCA genomic DNA includes:
- a CDS encoding LTA synthase family protein; this translates as MLDILWSFIVGLRFDTSAALSVTAPLLLIAFIPWPKSWNMHWSTLTWILFCLLQIPFLILNLVDVEFINFVGRRFTYDSFFVVGETKGKVWNFIISYWGLFTINTLIVVFFIWAVRRLMKGTPDKLVWPGEEKGGVKLWLSHAFLCFVALVISVIGIRGGLQSKPISFVNANVFSAPLLNNLVLNTTFTFIKSYGAEGLKQEKYFANKEDMLKRLNGSFTGTALEGHRPTTPQNVMIIILESFGEEYFGPVDGKKSHTPFLDSLMKKSLVFENSYANGRRSIEGVGAVMAGIPAMMNEPFISSHFTSNYFLGLGTLVAPKGYATSFFHGGHNGTMYFDSFMKSAGVERYYGSREYGNSADDDGVWGIWDEPFLQWMLVQMDSLPQPFLNAVFTLSSHQPYKVPEKYKEMFPEGPIEILKTVSYSDYALKKFFEEAEKKPWFKNTLFVITADHASMHYRPEYTNDVGSYRIPLILFHPSYEFPKTDTKKIAQQVDVLPTILDFLNIPEKDKNYLGSSLFTDGDKVVVNFIDGRYMLFAKDYFIRWSPGHTEPQMYAIEDRDGDHELIGMTLTPEKAIRKQELTEKLKASIQYFNEGMWDNKLYYPSR